AAAGCTCCTTGAGTTCATACAGAAATGTCAGTCTGACCCCGGGCACTGGATAAAGATATCAGATAATGCCCTTAAGAGGGTTGAGGAACGTTATAACTGGCCGCTGTATGCTAAGCGGCTGATGACTTTCGCAAGGGTTTACGGCTTCTGGAAGTTTGTCACAAACCTTGAGCGTGAAGAGACAGTCAGGTATCTTGAGATGCTCTACGGTATGGTTTATCGAAGGCTTGCCGACCCGAAAGAGTATTAATCTGTAAGCATACGGTACTGAAGAGATTCGAGAAGGTGCTTTGGCTGGATGTCTGCGGCATCTTCCAGATCTGCAATAGTTCTGGAGGTCTTCAGCAGTTTGGAATAGGCACGGGCAGACAGAGAATATTTTTTCGCTGCTGTTTCTATGATCTTTTGCCCCTGTGCGTCAAGTTTGCAGTGTTTTTTCAGCTCCTTTTCAGTTAGTCTGCTGTTGAAAACACCTGAACGGGCATTTTGGATTTCGTGTGCCTTTTTTACCCGCTCTCTTATATTTTCTGATGATTCGCCGTCAGACATACTTGAAAGGTCTTTGATATCAACAGAGTGGACTTCCACGTGAAGATCAATCCTGTCCATCAGGGGGCCGGAGAGTCTTGACCGGTATTTTTGTATTTGTGACTGGGTGCATGTGCACTCTTTATTTTTATCGCCTAGGTATCCGCAGGGGCATGGGTTCGCTGCCGCTGCCAGCATAAATTTTGCAGGGTAGGTAACAGTCCTTGCAGCTCTTGCTATGGTCACTTCGCCGTCTTCAAGAGGCTGACGCAGTGTTTCAAGCACTCCCCTGCTGAATTCCAGGAATTCATCGAGAAAGAGCACGCCGTTGGTGGCAAGGCTGACCTGCCCAGGTGTTGCTTTGGATGTACCGCCTATGAGGGCGACGTTGCTGCTCGTGTGGTGTGGTGCGAAAAAAGGGCGAGTGCTTTTCAGGTCTTTAGAGTTTCTTACAAGACCCGCCACGGAATGAATCTTTGTGGTTTCGATTGCTTCATCAAGTGACATGTCTGGCATTATGCCGGGCAGTCTGCGGGCAATCATCGTTTTTCCGCTTCCCGGTGCACCAATCATGAGCAGGTTGTGCATGCCCGCTGCTGCTATCTCCGCACAGCGTCTTGCCACAAGCTGACCTTTAACTTCTGCGAAATTTTCTTTGTAAAAGCTATTTTTCTTGAAAAGTTCTTTAATATCAACTTTATGAGGAGTGTAGCTGTCTGGTTCATTTATAAAATGCAGGACATTGTCCAGCGTTTCAAAAGGGTAGACCTCTATGCCGCTGACTATTGCGGCTTCATCAGCATTTTGTTTGGGCACTGCTATCTTTTTGAAACCGGCACCTTTAGCGCATAATGTTATAGACAGTATGCCGTTGACACCGCGCAGGCGTCCGTCCAGAGAAAGTTCGCCTGCGAATAGCACATCCTGAGCAGATCCAGTGAGGCATCCACCGGAAAGGGCAAGCCCCACGGCAACGGGCAGATCAAAATATGTTCCGTCCTTTTTAAAGTCGGCAGGGGCTAGGTTGATCGTTATAGGTTTTGCAAAGACGTTTATATTAATATTTTTCAAAGCGGCACGCACTCTGTCACGGCTCTCCCTGACGGCGGCATCAGCCAGTCCGACCATGCTGAAAGAGGGGAGCCCCATAGAGCCGATATCTGTTTCAACCTCTACCAACTCCGCATCAATACCATTTACATGTGCGCTGAAAACTTTGGAAAACATTTATATGTCCAGTGTGTTTTTTTTGATTATAGATTAATGGGAATGATTTGTAAATCAGCCCTTTTCAGTTTGTTTATTTGTGTGAAGAATATTTATGATAAATGTAAAAAAAACTATTGCAGAAAAATCTATGAGCGCAATATTAGATATAAGGCTGCGGAAGAGAGAAGGAAGATTCTAAAGATTTCAGAGAACGAGAATTTGAGCCGCAGCAGGAGACGAGTCCAATGGGTTTTGAAGAAGAATCGGAATTGTTTCAGTGAAAAGCCCTTCAGTAAAGTTACTGTGGGGCTTTTCCATTTTATGCGGTCGAAGACAGAACACCACGCATTTCTGCGTGTATTAATAAGATAATAATAACTTTAGAGCTTATAAGTCATTGTGAGGAATGCAATGGCTAAGTAATCTCAGGATTAACTAACGAGTCCAGAAACTGCCACAGCCCTGCGGGCTTCGCAGTGACATATTTTGCATATGTTCTAGCTGTAACAACGAATTTGTAAATTCGTGTGTTAAGCATGTGCGAAGCAATAAAACCACGGGCTTACCAGTGGGAATCTATGTGGTCGAAGACAGAACACCACGCATTTCTGCGTGTATTAATGAGATAATAATAACTTTAGAGCTTATAAGTCATTGCGAGAAATGTAATGACGAAGCAATCTCAGGATTAACTAACGAGTCCAGAGACTGCCACAGCCCTGCGGGCTTCGCAGTGACATATTTTGAATATGTTCTAGCTGTGACAACGAAGTTGTAACTTCGTACGCTAAGCATGTGCGAAGCAATAGAACCAAGGATTTCCCTGGGGAATCTATGACCTATTGCGGATGGGTGCAGAGAGTAAGCTTTATGTAAAAAATGACGCCGTCCCCGGTGTTTTCAAACCACATCTTCCCCCCCATATTTTCTATTATCTGTTTCGACATATAAAGACCAATCCCAACCCCTTTACTTTCTGATTTCGTGCTGAAATATGGTTCAAAAATTCTCGGTGCGACATTTTCGGGTATCCCTCCTCCGTTGTCCCTGATAGATATGAGCGTTTCAGTGTCGTTGTGGTTGTTGATGTTTACCTCTATCAGCTTATCTTTTGTATTGTCTATTTCGTCCATAGCATCCATTGCGTTTTTAATAATGTTAAGTATTACATGTTTAAACTCGTTAGGGTATCCGTGAACACAATAGCTTGTGCAGCAGTCGAATGGATCCGTGTCTTTTTTTATGAGTCCATCAAGATCTTTCCCCATGCAGCCAAGGTGCAGTCTTATGCTGTGGTTTCTGAGCTGAGGAAACATCATTGTGGCTACATCATTTATTGTTTTGCATACCTTAAAGCATTCAGAGCTCTTGTCAGGTTTGAAAAAGTTACTGAAGTCATTAATGGTGTCAGACATCTGCATAATGATTTCCATTGCTCCATGGGTGTCGTTGCGGAGGACATCTTCTGTGAGAGAGTTTGTTTCATATGCGTCTTCAATGTCCTGTATGATGAGCCCTACAGCGTTCAGAGGCTGTCTCCACTGGTGTGCAATAGCACCTATCATATCCCCCATGGATGCAAGCTTAGACTGCTGCATAAGGAGTCTTTCGTTTTCCAGCCGACGCGTTGTTTCTGCTGTAATTTCATTTTCGAGGTCTTTGTTAGCGTGCTGGAGAGCTTCTTTAGCTTTTGTAAGTTCTTTGTTGAGTGCGAGAAGCTTTTTGTTATATTTAGATGTTAAAATGAATTTTCCTGCAATTACTGCTATTACGAGAAGGAAGCCGATGACTATTTTAATGATGAATCTATAATCGTGGCTTTTTTGATAATTTATTGATATCCACTTGTTCAGTATTCTGTGTCTTTCTTCTTTGCCGATGCTGCTCAGAGCTTTTTCCATTATGCCTAGAAGCAGAGGGTCATCTTTTATAACGCCTATCTTAAGTTCGAAGCCGAATTTTGCATCACCTGTAATTTTAAGGTTCAGAAGTCCCATCTGGCGGATATTATAAGACATTTCAAGCAATGATCCGGTAGTTGCAAAAGCCTTCCCTCTGCTGACCATCCTAAGTGCTTCCTTGATATTTGGTGCATATATACGGTTTATGTCCGGATGTTCGGAACGGATTATTTCATCCACCATATACCCTTCGACGATGACAAGTGTTTTTCCGCGCAGGTCACCCATGCCGTTTATAAATTTGTCCCTCTCTCTGGTCACAAAGACAGAAGGGGAGCTTATGTATGACTTGGTAAAATTAAGGTACTTGTCCCTCTCGGGAGTTTTGTTTAGTATTGACAACAGGTCACACTTTCCGGCTTTTGCATTTGCAATAGTTTCCGACCATGTTGATGTGTGTAAAATGTTGTATTTCAGTCCTGTCAGGTGGCTGATGATTTTATGGTAATCCGCAGCTATGCCTATATAGTCGCCGTTATCTTCAAATTTTTCGTATGGCATCCAGTTAGGATCAGTACACAGAATCAATTCTTTTTTCTTTTTAATATATTCGATTTCTTCTGTGGTTAGCTGTACTTCACTGTTCGGCATGTCTATATGCAGATAAATGTCATGATCAGTTTCGTTTGAGTATGATGAAGAGTAAAAAACGAATACAACAACAAGAGTAAAGATTATTCTGCAAATTATCATAGAGTGATTATAGCTCTTATTTTATTTCTTCGCATTAAAATCAGAAATACTGTGCAAAATATTCACTATGATCTGTAATAATTACACAGTCTATTATTACAGAACTTCAGTCATGGTGTTGGTAATAAAAGGTATTTGCGTCAAAGTCTTTTTTGGCACAGGTTGTGCATATGTATAAGCATAACGAAATAGAAAACGGAGGAAAGTATAATGAAAAGAACAGCAGCAATTATCGCAATAGTGGCTCTTACAGCAGTATCAGCAATGGCTTATCAAGGTGGATTCAGAGGACAGGGCGGCGGTTCATATGGCGGTCACGGATACGGAATGATGGGCGGCGGTTTCGGCGGCATGGGTGCAGGAGCACCGTGTTACGGTCTGAATGGTCAGCCGGCTAATCCTGTAGACGATGCAGGGGCTAAAACTATTGTTCAGGATTATCTTGATGCGAACCTCAAAGGTTTTACAATAGCTGATATAGTTAAGTTTGAAACACCAAGAGGCGGCATGTACACAGTTGAAGTAAAAGACAATAACGGGAACCTTTTTGTTTTTCGTGTAAATCCTTTTGGAAGACTTATGGGACCAATCCCAGCTAAAACAGTCAAGTAACAGACATCAATCCCCCCTGATGTAACATTTAAGCCGGAGATTTCTCCGGCTTTTTTTGTTGAAATATGCTATACAGGTTTTGAGGAGTTAACTATGCATGGCTTACACTATCCGGCTGGCGGACTTACAGGGCTTATGATATTGATTGTCCTTATAATAGTTGCTTACAGGATTATTAAAGGGAACCCTTCAGAGAAGCCAGACAAAACCGCCAGAGAGATTCTTGACGAACGCTACGCCAGAGGCGAAATAGATGCGCAGCAGTATAAAGAACAAAAGAAAAATATTTCAGAATAAATTCTGCCTGACGGTCATAGTTTTGTCTATGATCAGCCTGAACATCGCTTATGCAGAATCATTAAAGGTTTGTTACGAGGCATCCCTGCTGTTTAAAGTAGGTGAGTCGTGTATTGAGTATCAGTTGTCTGAAGGTGACATACTTAAGCTGGAAAGCAAACAGCACACGACCGGGATTGTAGATGCCGCAAGCCACCTTGAGCAGAGGGTTACTGCGGACATAGCTCTAAACCCGCTGGTCAGCAGATATCTGTACTTTTACGAAAAAAATAAACGCAAGAGCATGACACACCATTATATGTTTCAGGAAAGGCTGATCTATTCCGGCAACAGTTTTCGTTACAAAGACCACAGATACAAAAACGCCAGAAAAACTTTTGACAAAGAAGGCGTTTTAGACCCTGCCGCTGCTGTTATGTATTTTCAGCTGAATATGAACGCAGGCGAAGGAAGCCTTAAGACATTTTTCGAAGGGAAATACATCGACATTACTTACAGTGAGGAAGGTCATGAAGAGATAACGTTTAATGGTGAGAAATACGGATGTTCGGTCATAGATTTTGTAGTGCCTGTTTCGACCTCAAGCCTTGTCACCCCCACTGGGGTATGGCGCATTTATATTGATGACGAAACCGGAATCATCATGAGGCTGGAGCTTAAGTTTCCTCTCGGGAGTGCGAAGCTCAAACCTGTTTCGATAACAGGTGACATGGAAATCCTTAAAAAGTATATCGCCCGACCATCAAAGACCGGGCTTATAAATGTAGTAGAATCCACCGTTCGGGATTAATTCTGACCTGAGAACAGCTGCTTTGGTGAAAAGCTGGCTTAGCAGTGACTCGTCTTTATCATACAGCTCTTTAACTTCGAGATCCTGTATGCCCAGCTCATTTTTCATATCCACAACGGCTTCTTCTCTGGTGCCTATTTTGTCTATAAGTTTTAACTCAACAGCCTGACGTCCGCTGAATACACGTCCGTCTGCAAGGTCTCTTAATTTGTCTTCGCTGATGCTGCGTCTTTTAAGTACGTCACGGAGGAATTGTTCATAAAATTCACTTATCATTGCCTGCATATATTCTTTTTCAGAGTATGAAAGGTCTCTTGTAGGTGAGGGTACATCTTTAAGCTTTCCGCTTTTGAAAACGACACTTTTGATACCTATCTTGCTCATAAGCTCTTCAACATTTGAATACTGCATTATAACGCCGATGCTGCCTGTAGTGGTGCTTTCAAGAGCATAAACCTCGTCCGCTGCAACAGCTATATAATATCCGCCGGACGCTGCGACTGATTCCATGACTGCATACACGGGCTTTTTCATCTTCATTATACGGTTATAGATAACCTGCGTTGGTGCAATCACTCCCCCAGGGGAGTTTATCTCAAGGATAATTCCTTTTACTTTTTCGTTTGCATCCAGTTTTTTCAGCTTTTTGTCCAGGTCTTTTGTGTCAATAATGACACCTTCAAGGCGGAGGACAGCTATGCTGTTAGACATTATAACGTCTTCGCCCTCTCCGGACATAACGACAATTATGCGGAGAACCACTGCGATTACAACAACTACTATTATTGCTTTAGAAAGAAATTTAAGGATTTTTTTCATATTATCTCACCATATATAAATAAACGCTGTACACCATGTAGAGTACCACTAATGAGTACGAATGGAAAGCAACGCCAAAGATTCTGATGCGGAAGTTTCGCTCTCTGATTCCTATTATCGGTATAAGAATAGCTATTGTGGCGAAAATTGCGGCGACAATGTGCCCTTTTGCCACATAATTAAATATCGGTCCTTTGACATATATAATATCTGCAACTGGTATGATTGCCATGTTGAAGAGGTTGGAACCGAAAAGGTTCCCCATAGCCATGTTTACTGAGCCGACTCTGATTGCCCCATAACATGCGGCGACCTCCGGCAGAGATGTTACTACCGCCAGAAAGAATGACCCGACAAAGCTGTCACCCAGCCCCGTCTGGAAAGCGATGGCATCTGCCGTTTTGCTCATCAGTAGCCCAGCAAATACTATGGCAAGAGCCGCGATGCCCATTCTCCACGAGACACCTGCAAGAGTCATGTCCGTATCATCGTCATCATCGTCATCTTTTTCAAGCACCTTATAGGAGATATAGGATGAATAAAGAAAGAGTACGATGATGATAAGTGTTACAACAGATATCGGTCCGATATATATTTTGATGTAAAAACCGAGCACAGAAAGAACTGTGACTAAACATGCATATAAAGCTGTCAGGATGTTTGATTCACTGATTCCATCATAAACGTCAGTTTTGCGGAACACTGCATCCAGAAGAAATATAGTAAACATGTTAAACATGTTGGATCCGTAAACGTTGCCAAATGCAAGGTTTGGCGAGTCTACCAATGTCAGCGCGCCGATTGTGGAGATAAGCTCCGGCAAAGAGGTGAATAAAGCCAGAAGCGTTATGCCTATGAAGCTTCTGCCAAGACCAGTAACGGCGGCCAGAGCATCACCATACTCTGATAGTTTTACTCCGGCGCCGACTACAATCGCTGCAGATAGCGTAAAAAGGATATAATCCAATTAACTATCCCTATAAAGATGTGCTAATGCACAATTATTCTACGTCCAGTTTGCCTTTAAGGATGTTTCCGAGGCTGAATGTACTGTCATCAGACTGAGCGAGTTTTTTGAGGTATTCTTTAACCTCACGTTTCTCGGAGTCCTGCATGTATCTTCTGATCGAGAGGAGGATTTTCTTCTCTCTCGCATCATTGCGGAAAACAACAGCTTTGATAGTATCGCCTACAGCGAATTTATCTGTTGGGTCAACTTTTTCAACATCAAGTTCGTTATCAGGTATGAAACCGATGAGATCTCTTGGGAGTTCGACTTCAAGACCTTCTTTGGAGACAGCGAGTACTTTGACTTCTACAACTTTTCCGTTCGGCAGAAGTTTCCCTATCTCTCTCCATGGGTTTGTTTCAAGCTGTTTAACGCCGAGGCTGATTCTCTCTTTTTCTGCATCGATCTTGAGAACTTTTGCTTCAATTTCGTCCCCTTCTTTGTAAAGTTCGTCAAGGTTTTCAGGTTCGTCTGTCCAGCTTATGTCTTTCTTACGAATGAGACCGTCCAGAAATTCGCCGAAGTCAACGAAAATACCGAAATCTGTGATTGATTTGATAGTACCTTTGATGGCAGAGCCTTCAGGGTGTTTGGTTTTCAGTGTTACCCATGGGTTTTCCTGAATTGACTTAAGGGAGACAATAAGTTTTTTCTTTTCATCGTCGATACCGATGATTTTACCTTCGACAGCGTCCTTAGGTTCGATAGCGATGCGTGCGTTTTTAAGCCATGAAATTTCTTCCAGAGGGATAAAGCCGTCTATACCTTGCTCGATCTCCATTACAAAGCCTTTGTTTTTTCTGGCTACAACAGTACCTGCGACAGTTCCGCCTTCAGGATATTTGTCGTATGCGGAATCCCATGGGTCTTCCTGCATTTGTTTGAGTCCGACTTCGAGTTTTTCTTCTTCGAAATCGATGTTGAGGATTTTAACTTCGAGTTCGTCGCCCTCTTCGATGTATTGGTTAGGGTGTTTCACAACGCCCCATGCTATATTGTTTTTGCGGAGAAAGCCGTCAACAGCACCAAAGTTCATGAATGCACCGTAATGTTTGATGGTTTTGACGGAACCTTTGAGGATTTGCCCCTCTTCTATCTGACTGAAGAATTCTTTCTTCTCTTTTTCTATGGACTGGATCATCTGAAGCTTTCTGGAAGCAAGAAATGACCTCTGTTTTTTATTTGCTTTAAGAACTTTGACTTCATAAATGTTGCCCACATATTCTTGCGGCTCCATAGTGCTGTTTTTGAAGTCTATGTGGTTTTCAGGGATGAAACACTCGATTTCTCCGCACTTACCTGTGAAGCCTTTGTCCACAACAGAAGTAACTTTGATCTCTACCGGTGTTTCCTCTTCAAGCGCTTTTTCCACTTCGATCCAGTCTGCTTCTTTTTCGATAGCTTTTCTGGATAGCTTAACATAACCGCCGCCGCCTGCTATGCCGAGGAAGAGAACATCTACTTCGTCACCGACTTTGATAGTTATTTCGCCATCTTTCATGAATTCTGCGCTGGGCACAACACCTTCTGTTTTGAAGCCGATGTTAACGAGTACATCGTTTTCATTTATTTGTGCCACTGTTCCCTGCACGATAGAGTTTTTCTCCGGCTGCTGGAAAGACTCCTCAAGCATAGCCTCGAAATCTTCCATCTGCATGTTGTCTCCATCGTTGTTGTTAATACTACTCATACTGACCTCTTTTAAAAATTCTATAACTTCTTCTACCAGATAACCGGGGGTACTGGCTCCAGCTGTGATGCCAACCTTCCGGCAACCGTCGAATATTTCTTTTTTCAGTTCTTCTTTCGTTTCTATATGATGTGTGTTAGCACATATATTTTTACATATTTCATACAGACGGGTTGTGTTTCCACTGTTTCTCCCGCCGATTACAACCATGATATCAACTTTTTTAGCTAAATCAATAGCAGAAGCCTGTCTTAGGCTGGTGGCATTACAGATT
This window of the Denitrovibrio acetiphilus DSM 12809 genome carries:
- the sppA gene encoding signal peptide peptidase SppA, with the protein product MKKILKFLSKAIIVVVVIAVVLRIIVVMSGEGEDVIMSNSIAVLRLEGVIIDTKDLDKKLKKLDANEKVKGIILEINSPGGVIAPTQVIYNRIMKMKKPVYAVMESVAASGGYYIAVAADEVYALESTTTGSIGVIMQYSNVEELMSKIGIKSVVFKSGKLKDVPSPTRDLSYSEKEYMQAMISEFYEQFLRDVLKRRSISEDKLRDLADGRVFSGRQAVELKLIDKIGTREEAVVDMKNELGIQDLEVKELYDKDESLLSQLFTKAAVLRSELIPNGGFYYIYKPGL
- a CDS encoding ATP-binding protein, producing MIICRIIFTLVVVFVFYSSSYSNETDHDIYLHIDMPNSEVQLTTEEIEYIKKKKELILCTDPNWMPYEKFEDNGDYIGIAADYHKIISHLTGLKYNILHTSTWSETIANAKAGKCDLLSILNKTPERDKYLNFTKSYISSPSVFVTRERDKFINGMGDLRGKTLVIVEGYMVDEIIRSEHPDINRIYAPNIKEALRMVSRGKAFATTGSLLEMSYNIRQMGLLNLKITGDAKFGFELKIGVIKDDPLLLGIMEKALSSIGKEERHRILNKWISINYQKSHDYRFIIKIVIGFLLVIAVIAGKFILTSKYNKKLLALNKELTKAKEALQHANKDLENEITAETTRRLENERLLMQQSKLASMGDMIGAIAHQWRQPLNAVGLIIQDIEDAYETNSLTEDVLRNDTHGAMEIIMQMSDTINDFSNFFKPDKSSECFKVCKTINDVATMMFPQLRNHSIRLHLGCMGKDLDGLIKKDTDPFDCCTSYCVHGYPNEFKHVILNIIKNAMDAMDEIDNTKDKLIEVNINNHNDTETLISIRDNGGGIPENVAPRIFEPYFSTKSESKGVGIGLYMSKQIIENMGGKMWFENTGDGVIFYIKLTLCTHPQ
- a CDS encoding sodium:calcium antiporter, coding for MDYILFTLSAAIVVGAGVKLSEYGDALAAVTGLGRSFIGITLLALFTSLPELISTIGALTLVDSPNLAFGNVYGSNMFNMFTIFLLDAVFRKTDVYDGISESNILTALYACLVTVLSVLGFYIKIYIGPISVVTLIIIVLFLYSSYISYKVLEKDDDDDDDTDMTLAGVSWRMGIAALAIVFAGLLMSKTADAIAFQTGLGDSFVGSFFLAVVTSLPEVAACYGAIRVGSVNMAMGNLFGSNLFNMAIIPVADIIYVKGPIFNYVAKGHIVAAIFATIAILIPIIGIRERNFRIRIFGVAFHSYSLVVLYMVYSVYLYMVR
- a CDS encoding DUF3108 domain-containing protein; the protein is MRSSIKNKRKIFQNKFCLTVIVLSMISLNIAYAESLKVCYEASLLFKVGESCIEYQLSEGDILKLESKQHTTGIVDAASHLEQRVTADIALNPLVSRYLYFYEKNKRKSMTHHYMFQERLIYSGNSFRYKDHRYKNARKTFDKEGVLDPAAAVMYFQLNMNAGEGSLKTFFEGKYIDITYSEEGHEEITFNGEKYGCSVIDFVVPVSTSSLVTPTGVWRIYIDDETGIIMRLELKFPLGSAKLKPVSITGDMEILKKYIARPSKTGLINVVESTVRD
- a CDS encoding SHOCT domain-containing protein, whose translation is MHGLHYPAGGLTGLMILIVLIIVAYRIIKGNPSEKPDKTAREILDERYARGEIDAQQYKEQKKNISE
- a CDS encoding YifB family Mg chelatase-like AAA ATPase; protein product: MFSKVFSAHVNGIDAELVEVETDIGSMGLPSFSMVGLADAAVRESRDRVRAALKNININVFAKPITINLAPADFKKDGTYFDLPVAVGLALSGGCLTGSAQDVLFAGELSLDGRLRGVNGILSITLCAKGAGFKKIAVPKQNADEAAIVSGIEVYPFETLDNVLHFINEPDSYTPHKVDIKELFKKNSFYKENFAEVKGQLVARRCAEIAAAGMHNLLMIGAPGSGKTMIARRLPGIMPDMSLDEAIETTKIHSVAGLVRNSKDLKSTRPFFAPHHTSSNVALIGGTSKATPGQVSLATNGVLFLDEFLEFSRGVLETLRQPLEDGEVTIARAARTVTYPAKFMLAAAANPCPCGYLGDKNKECTCTQSQIQKYRSRLSGPLMDRIDLHVEVHSVDIKDLSSMSDGESSENIRERVKKAHEIQNARSGVFNSRLTEKELKKHCKLDAQGQKIIETAAKKYSLSARAYSKLLKTSRTIADLEDAADIQPKHLLESLQYRMLTD
- a CDS encoding bifunctional 4-hydroxy-3-methylbut-2-enyl diphosphate reductase/30S ribosomal protein S1, whose amino-acid sequence is MEIFIADHAGFCFGVERAVSLVEDTSKQFTGVYTLGPIIHNPQIVSKFAENGIGVCYNPEEVNEDNTVVVRSHGVTKETYATLASRKVNVVDATCPFVKKAQNSAKKLGNEGAVVVVYGEKNHPEVKSIVSFIDSRYVIVSDVGEASVLPDENCYALVAQTTQNSESFDKIAEILKTKCDKLIIKNTICNATSLRQASAIDLAKKVDIMVVIGGRNSGNTTRLYEICKNICANTHHIETKEELKKEIFDGCRKVGITAGASTPGYLVEEVIEFLKEVSMSSINNNDGDNMQMEDFEAMLEESFQQPEKNSIVQGTVAQINENDVLVNIGFKTEGVVPSAEFMKDGEITIKVGDEVDVLFLGIAGGGGYVKLSRKAIEKEADWIEVEKALEEETPVEIKVTSVVDKGFTGKCGEIECFIPENHIDFKNSTMEPQEYVGNIYEVKVLKANKKQRSFLASRKLQMIQSIEKEKKEFFSQIEEGQILKGSVKTIKHYGAFMNFGAVDGFLRKNNIAWGVVKHPNQYIEEGDELEVKILNIDFEEEKLEVGLKQMQEDPWDSAYDKYPEGGTVAGTVVARKNKGFVMEIEQGIDGFIPLEEISWLKNARIAIEPKDAVEGKIIGIDDEKKKLIVSLKSIQENPWVTLKTKHPEGSAIKGTIKSITDFGIFVDFGEFLDGLIRKKDISWTDEPENLDELYKEGDEIEAKVLKIDAEKERISLGVKQLETNPWREIGKLLPNGKVVEVKVLAVSKEGLEVELPRDLIGFIPDNELDVEKVDPTDKFAVGDTIKAVVFRNDAREKKILLSIRRYMQDSEKREVKEYLKKLAQSDDSTFSLGNILKGKLDVE